The following coding sequences are from one Streptomyces venezuelae window:
- a CDS encoding chorismate mutase, giving the protein MRAELSRLRDSIDNIDAAVVHMLAERFKCTQQVGHLKAQHHLPPADPSRESRQIARLRELAESAKLDPAFAEKLLNFIIAEVIRHHEQIAEQPLTSP; this is encoded by the coding sequence GTGCGCGCCGAGCTGTCCCGCCTGCGCGACAGCATCGACAACATCGACGCCGCCGTCGTCCACATGCTCGCCGAACGCTTCAAATGCACCCAGCAGGTCGGCCACCTCAAGGCCCAGCACCACCTGCCGCCCGCCGACCCGAGCCGCGAGTCCCGCCAGATCGCCCGCCTCCGCGAACTCGCCGAGAGCGCCAAACTCGACCCGGCCTTCGCGGAGAAACTCCTCAACTTCATCATCGCCGAGGTCATCAGGCACCACGAGCAGATCGCCGAACAGCCCCTGACGAGCCCCTGA
- the pepN gene encoding aminopeptidase N, translating to MPVLTRDEAQTRAQLIDVHRYTVELDLTRAADPARDTFDSRTVIRFSARTQGDTFVELKPAELRSVTLDGHPLDPTALADNRLALDGLTPGEHELHVDAAMRYSRTGEGMHRFTDPSDGETYLYTQLFMEDVQRVFAAFDQPDLKAVFELTVTAPEQWTVLANGITEHLGAGTWRAAPTPLISTYLVAVAAGPWHSVRTEHRGLPFGIHCRRSLAPYLDADAEEILDITRTCYDRYHEKFDEPYPFDSYDQAFVPEFNAGAMENPGLVTFRDEFIYRSAVTDTERQTRAMVIAHEMAHMWFGDLVTLRWWDDIWLNESFAEYMGFQTIAEATLPQALNSVRAGDTPSTDPWTDFGIARKSWGYDADQRPSTHPVAPDPDAVPDTASAMLNFDGISYAKGASALRQLVAWLGEKDFLTGINTHFARHKFGNATLADFIESLAHATDRDVHAWAEAWLRTTGVDTLTPKVTHTGRTWTLTIDRDGGPDHDTGRPHRIAVGVYDRDLSGAPALVLRERFETDVPATGTETPRDGGRPALIVPNDQDLTYAKIRLDDVSEETALRGLSGVPDALTRAVLWNSLRDMVRDGELQGTTYLEAARTHLPEETDLAIVQGVLTFATVHIADRLTTPGQRPAALAVLDDLCRDLIRRTEDGSNPGLRLTAVRGAIDVATQPAPLQAWLTEGTVPGGPELDPELRWRILTRLAVLDATDETAIAAELERDPSATGQEGAARCRAALPDAAAKRAAWDAMFSSDDLSNYLFTATAQGFWQPEQADLVREYIPRYYEDAVALAARRGPAMAEAAGRHAFPAPFVDPETLHLGERCLRDADPTPALRRKLIDQLDDLARALRVRGSGADPEERVG from the coding sequence ATGCCCGTACTGACGCGCGACGAAGCGCAGACCCGTGCCCAGCTCATCGACGTCCACCGGTACACGGTCGAGCTCGATCTCACCCGGGCGGCCGACCCCGCCCGCGACACCTTCGACTCCCGCACCGTGATCCGCTTCAGCGCCCGCACCCAAGGCGACACCTTCGTCGAGCTCAAGCCCGCCGAGCTGCGCTCCGTCACCCTCGACGGGCACCCGCTGGACCCCACCGCACTCGCCGACAACCGCCTCGCCCTCGACGGCCTCACCCCCGGCGAACACGAACTCCACGTCGACGCCGCGATGCGCTACTCCCGCACCGGCGAAGGCATGCACCGCTTCACCGACCCCAGCGACGGCGAAACGTACCTCTACACCCAGCTCTTCATGGAAGACGTCCAGCGCGTCTTCGCCGCCTTCGACCAGCCCGACCTCAAAGCCGTCTTCGAGCTGACCGTCACCGCCCCCGAACAGTGGACCGTCCTCGCCAACGGCATCACCGAACACCTCGGCGCGGGCACCTGGCGCGCCGCACCCACCCCCCTCATCTCCACCTACCTCGTCGCCGTCGCCGCGGGCCCCTGGCACTCCGTACGCACCGAACACCGCGGCCTGCCCTTCGGCATCCACTGCCGACGCTCCCTCGCCCCCTACCTCGACGCCGACGCCGAAGAAATCCTCGACATCACCCGCACCTGCTACGACCGCTACCACGAGAAATTCGACGAACCCTACCCCTTCGACTCCTACGACCAGGCGTTCGTCCCCGAATTCAACGCCGGCGCCATGGAGAACCCCGGACTCGTCACCTTCCGCGACGAATTCATCTACCGCTCCGCCGTCACCGACACCGAACGCCAGACCCGCGCCATGGTCATCGCCCACGAAATGGCCCACATGTGGTTCGGCGACCTCGTCACCCTCCGCTGGTGGGACGACATCTGGCTCAACGAGTCCTTCGCCGAATACATGGGCTTCCAGACCATCGCCGAAGCCACCCTTCCCCAAGCTCTCAACTCCGTTCGAGCAGGGGACACCCCATCCACCGACCCCTGGACCGACTTCGGCATCGCCCGCAAATCCTGGGGCTACGACGCCGACCAACGCCCCTCCACCCACCCCGTCGCCCCCGACCCCGACGCCGTCCCCGACACCGCGTCCGCCATGCTCAACTTCGACGGCATCTCCTACGCCAAGGGAGCGAGCGCCCTCCGCCAGCTCGTCGCCTGGCTCGGCGAGAAAGACTTCCTCACCGGCATCAACACCCACTTCGCCCGCCACAAATTCGGCAACGCCACCCTCGCCGACTTCATCGAATCCCTCGCCCACGCCACCGACCGCGACGTCCACGCCTGGGCCGAAGCGTGGCTGCGCACCACCGGCGTCGACACCCTCACCCCCAAAGTCACCCACACCGGCCGCACCTGGACCCTCACCATCGACCGCGACGGCGGCCCCGACCACGACACCGGCCGCCCCCACCGCATCGCCGTCGGCGTCTACGACCGCGACCTCTCCGGCGCCCCCGCCCTCGTCCTGCGCGAACGCTTCGAGACCGACGTCCCCGCCACCGGCACCGAAACCCCACGCGACGGCGGCCGCCCCGCCCTCATCGTCCCCAACGACCAGGACCTCACCTACGCCAAGATCCGCCTCGACGACGTCTCCGAGGAAACCGCGCTGCGCGGCCTCTCCGGCGTACCCGACGCCCTCACCCGCGCCGTCCTGTGGAACAGCCTGCGCGACATGGTCCGCGACGGCGAACTCCAAGGCACCACCTACCTGGAAGCCGCCCGCACACACCTCCCCGAGGAAACCGACCTCGCCATCGTCCAAGGCGTCCTCACCTTCGCCACCGTCCACATCGCCGACCGCCTCACCACCCCCGGACAACGCCCCGCGGCCCTCGCCGTCCTCGACGACCTCTGCCGCGACCTCATCCGCCGCACCGAGGACGGCAGCAACCCCGGCCTGCGCCTCACCGCCGTCCGCGGCGCCATCGATGTCGCCACCCAACCCGCACCCCTCCAGGCCTGGCTCACCGAAGGCACCGTCCCCGGCGGCCCCGAACTCGACCCCGAACTCCGCTGGCGCATCCTCACCCGCCTCGCCGTCCTCGACGCCACCGACGAAACCGCCATCGCCGCCGAACTCGAACGCGACCCCAGCGCCACCGGTCAGGAAGGCGCCGCCCGCTGCCGCGCCGCCCTCCCCGACGCCGCCGCCAAACGCGCCGCCTGGGACGCCATGTTCAGCTCCGACGACCTCTCCAACTACCTCTTCACCGCCACCGCCCAAGGCTTCTGGCAACCCGAACAGGCCGACCTCGTACGGGAGTACATCCCCCGCTACTACGAAGACGCCGTCGCCCTCGCCGCACGCCGCGGCCCCGCCATGGCCGAAGCCGCGGGCCGCCACGCCTTCCCCGCCCCCTTCGTCGACCCCGAAACCCTCCACCTCGGCGAACGCTGCCTACGCGACGCCGACCCCACACCCGCCCTGCGCCGCAAACTGATCGACCAGCTGGACGACCTCGCGCGGGCGCTGCGCGTGCGGGGGAGTGGGGCGGACCCGGAGGAGCGGGTGGGCTGA